The following coding sequences lie in one Anas acuta chromosome 17, bAnaAcu1.1, whole genome shotgun sequence genomic window:
- the XBP1 gene encoding LOW QUALITY PROTEIN: X-box-binding protein 1 (The sequence of the model RefSeq protein was modified relative to this genomic sequence to represent the inferred CDS: deleted 2 bases in 1 codon), protein MAALPGAAAPRLLLIPGEAAEPAAGRRLSVVLPAGAAPSPPGAPQPARKRQRLTHLSPEEKALRRKLKNRVAAQSARDRKKARMTELEQQVVELEEENQKLLLENQLLREKTCSLSLENQELRCRLGLDVLKTEKESESKVVMESQVDEIGLVTGSAERSTQTTCSSAAGAGPAVTISDKIHMDSDGSDSSDSESDLLLGFLDSLDPEMFLKCADSESACLEKLEEEICGETNSIPTPPSPSLGSPSAKLEAINELIRFDHVYTKPLILEIPVKMGNQTNMLVKIEEVSLSPSEDKAFAEIPVSVKEEPVDSFMPELGISHLLPSPCSLAASSNLLDAGSDSGYEGSLSPFSDMSSPLDADHAWEDSFANELFPQLISV, encoded by the exons ATGGCAGCGCTccccggggccgcggccccgcgcctGCTCCTCATCCCCGGCGAGGCGGCCGAGCCCGCCGCCGGCCGGCGCCTTTCCGTCGTCCTGCCGGCAGGAGCGGCCCCTagccccccgggggctccgCAGCCGGCCCGCAAGCGGCAGCGGCTCACCCATCTGAGCCCGGAGGAGAAGGCGCTGCGCAG GAAGCTGAAAAACCGCGTGGCGGCCCAGAGCGCCCGGGACAGGAAGAAAGCGCGGATGacggagctggagcagcaggtggtggagctggaggaggag AaccagaagctgctgctggagaaccAGCTCCTGCGGGAGAAGACGTGCAGCCTTTCCCTGGAGAACCAGGAGCTCCGCTGCCGCTTGGGTTTGGATgttctgaaaacagagaaagaaagcgAGTCTAAG GTCGTGATGGAATCACAAGTGGATGAGATCGGGTTGGTGACCGGGTCCGCTGAG CGCAGCACTCAGACTACGTGTTCCTCTGCAGCAGGTGCAGGCCCAGCAGTCACCATTTCTGACAAAATCCACATGGATTCTGATGGCAGTGACTCTTCAGATTCTGAG TCTGATCTCCTGTTGGGCTTTCTGGACAGTCTGGACCCAGAGATGTTTCTCAAATGTGCTGATTCAGAATCAGCATGCCTGGaaaagctggaggaagagaTCTGTGGAGAAACAAATTCCATACCgacccccccctctccctctttGGGGTCCCCATCAGCTAAGCTGGAGGCCATTAATGAACTCATAAGGTTTGATCATGTATACACAAAGCCCTTAATATTGGAGATTCCTGTTAAAATGGGCAACCAAACCAATATGCTAGTGAAAATTGAGGAAGTATCTCTCTCTCCATCTGAAGACAAAGCTTTTGCTGAGATCCCAGTGTCTGTGAAAGAGGAACCCGTAGACAGCTTCATGCCAGAACTGGGCATCTCTCATCTGCTTCCCTCTCCTTGTAGCCTTGCAGCCTCAAGCAATCTGTTGGATGCTGGTAGTGACTCAGGATATGAAGGATCCCTGTCACCTTTCAGTGACATGTCCTCTCCACTTGATGCTGACCATGCCTGGGAGGATAGCTTTGCAAATGAACTATTTCCCCAGCTGATCAGTGTCTAA